The Labeo rohita strain BAU-BD-2019 chromosome 19, IGBB_LRoh.1.0, whole genome shotgun sequence genome window below encodes:
- the si:dkey-89b17.4 gene encoding zinc finger protein 646 isoform X2 encodes MAMHDMNRAKGLPCKECDIICPSTPSLLEHMKAHYHQEENGRFECEQCGRIFKHASSLASHKKTHEMGSFQCPVCTRTLPNAVALKNHLRIHTLSPSAQAEEENDDNVDEERDYNLAQDLSDAAFRSHINNSGMMPGHDHDKQKSPGSEDAWDRPFKCDQCDRTYRHHGSLVNHKKSHQEGTYKCNICYKQFNNLAALNAHERTHSKFKPPGMSLGALVPEAPSDPRPLGPQNDDMAPSFCHLCQVALPNKNDFQEHLLLHNAASSSLGLTRSFPGIVPHNLSSVRSPAVNPYTPALGDPLPLPPLPDKRYDPMLGPPVNNPIYTCAYCGVGHPDLESLKIHYLTHDPHTTTHAQDGPAILNSDGLASNSQPSLSSSNGETRSQEQNAAIDDAERRFKCQECGKSYRHAGSLVNHKRSHQTGHYQCTVCCKQYPHLAALHSHLRSHKTRPNSQSMGTEGDWLSSEPLTGLDSQQGFVHSQDQESGATTPISLPGNLGDAAHFVPDGSHNSGLDSLEFHDRFDGSLAQSSSGHSPLPQNHRQANSVNQGGMTNGYMGNMSFHSPGGASLPAGSANLKESARQRRSHDQMQFGGAQDNSQGNSKRMDNKDDDDDGEVYQCTVCGNHYASLRALRSHLRSHGVNQGAGPSSALSPIGEQEWRRRQEGSTSGLLICSTCGQSFSRKQDLLNHELVHGPPRLDGSAQGLGATSSNSNGKMDGRNHICVDCGMFFADRHQLITHLCPGKARVGALNKGMNGAKGMTGGAGTSGSGGPVDPRQMPDSDDRPHRCDQCGRSYRHPCSLLNHKKSHKTGVFRCLVCQKRYYNLLALKNHQRTHFDLKRHKCEECGKAFKIQKQLINHLRLHEEHRAKTGDRDQRVQSMAHPNGARYEGGPSQLQAMRMGDPKIQNPPVNPNYGQPQGFKKPYAGARAQQVDDGSGRRPFACDQCGRTYRHAGSLANHKNLHKIGEYHCNVCNSTYPNRLAMKNHLRMHFALKKYSCNDCGRGFRNQRQLETHTSNQLCKDLPGPLPGPSMQPAPPPTEYECDGCSQVFTTTTDLASHNCSAQLPSSSASLNSSNMSMDTSDLGSPEREERPFTCDLCGCSYKHASSLLNHKNTHKIGNFNCSYCDKPYTNYMALRNHMRIHTQKKRHICSTCGKAFRLARFLRNHQRVHEEGHTRFGCPTCGKSFQGRSGLARHRCGDNQVGKEGVRKATSSTREGEEYRFTYMISNPASLGPYACRNSDFSEVWTV; translated from the exons ATGGCTATGCATGATATGAATCGTGCCAAGGGTTTACCTTGCAAAGAATGCGACATCATTTGCCCGAGTACACCTAGCCTACTGGAGCACATGAAAGCACACTATCATCAAGAAGAGAATGGCAGATTTGAATGTGAGCAGTGTGGACGCATTTTTAAGCATGCCAGTAGCTTGGCTTCTCACAAAAAAACTCATGAGATGGGCTCCTTCCAGTGCCCGGTCTGCACCAGAACATTGCCCAATGCAGTGGCACTCAAAAACCACCTCCGCATCCACACCCTGTCTCCAAGTGCCCAAGCTGAAGAGGAGAACGACGACAATGTCGACGAAGAGAGGGATTATAATCTAGCACAAGATCTGTCTGACGCAGCTTTCAGGAGTCACATAAACAATAGTGGAATGATGCCTGGCCATGACCACGACAAACAAAAATCTCCAGGATCTGAAGATGCCTGGGATAGACCATTCAAATGTGACCAATGTGACAGGACATATCGTCATCATGGCAGCTTGGTAAACCATAAAAAGTCTCATCAAGAGGGCACGTATAAGTGCAATATCTGTTACAAACAGTTCAATAATCTTGCAGCACTTAATGCCCACGAACGCACTCACTCAAAATTTAAGCCCCCTGGAATGTCCTTGGGGGCCCTTGTGCCTGAAGCACCATCTGACCCTCGTCCCCTTGGCCCCCAGAATGATGACATGGCACCCAGCTTTTGCCACCTTTGCCAAGTTGCTTTGCCTAATAAGAATGACTTTCAAGAGCACCTTTTGTTACATAATGCTGCGTCGTCTTCGTTGGGGCTAACACGTAGTTTCCCAGGGATAGTGCCTCATAATCTTAGTTCCGTTCGGTCCCCAGCGGTGAACCCTTATACACCTGCTCTAGGCGACCCTCTTCCGCTGCCTCCGTTACCCGACAAGCGTTATGACCCAATGCTAGGCCCTCCTGTTAATAATCCCATATATACCTGTGCATATTGTGGAGTGGGACATCCTGACTTAGAGAGTCTCAAAATTCATTATCTCACCCATGACCCTCACACCACAACACATGCTCAAGATGGCCCCGCTATTTTAAATTCTGATGGACTGGCTTCAAACTCTCAGCCATCGCTATCATCATCCAATGGTGAGACAAGGTCTCAGGAGCAGAATGCAGCCATTGATGATGCTGAACGCAGATTTAAGTGCCAAGAGTGCGGGAAAAGCTATCGACATGCTGGGAGTCTAGTTAATCATAAACGCTCCCATCAAACTGGTCATTATCAGTGCACTGTTTGCTGTAAGCAGTACCCCCACTTAGCAGCACTTCATAGCCACCTCCGTAGTCACAAAACCCGGCCAAATTCACAATCGATGGGTACAGAGGGAGATTGGCTTTCCTCTGAGCCACTGACAGGGCTAGATTCTCAACAAGGCTTTGTACATTCTCAGGATCAGGAGAGTGGTGCGACAACACCAATTTCACTGCCCGGTAATCTTGGTGATGCAGCGCACTTCGTCCCAGACGGTTCACATAACAGTGGCCTGGATTCACTGGAATTCCATGACCGATTCGACGGCTCTCTTGCCCAAAGCAGCTCTGGTCACTCACCTCTTCCTCAAAACCATCGTCAAGCGAACAGTGTCAACCAAGGTGGTATGACCAATGGTTACATGGGTAACATGAGCTTCCATAGTCCTGGTGGTGCCTCCCTGCCAGCAGGCAGTGCCAACCTTAAAGAAAGTGCTCGCCAGAGACGTAGTCATGACCAGATGCAGTTTGGAGGTGCTCAAGACAACTCCCAAGGCAACAGTAAAAGAATGGATAACAAAGACGATGACGACGATGGAGAGGTTTATCAGTGCACGGTCTGTGGAAACCATTACGCCAGCCTGAGGGCACTTCGTAGCCACTTACGAAGCCATGGGGTAAACCAAGGGGCAGGACCCTCCTCTGCCCTCTCTCCAATTGGTGAGCAAGAGTGGAGGAGGCGACAAGAGGGTAGCACATCCGGTCTTTTGATCTGTAGCACATGTGGCCAGAGCTTCAGCAGAAAGCAGGACTTGCTTAATCATGAGCTAGTCCACGGACCTCCCCGGCTAGATGGATCTGCACAGGGCTTGGGTGCCACTAGCTCTAATTCTAATGGCAAAATGGATGGAAGGAACCACATTTGCGTTGACTGTGGCATGTTCTTTGCAGATCGCCATCAGCTGATCACTCACCTGTGTCCAGGCAAGGCGAGAGTGGGGGCATTGAACAAGGGTATGAATGGAGCTAAAGGGATGACGGGTGGTGCTGGTACCAGTGGCAGCGGGGGCCCTGTAGACCCTCGGCAGATGCCAGACTCTGATGATCGGCCCCACAGGTGCGACCAGTGTGGAAGGAGTTACAGACACCCCTGCTCCCTGCTCAACCATAAGAAATCTCACAAGACTGGGGTCTTCCGCTGCCTTGTCTGCCAAAAACGCTACTACAACCTACTGGCTCTCAAGAACCACCAGAGGACTCATTTTGACTTAAAGAG GCACAAGTGTGAGGAGTGTGGGAAAGCCTTCAAGATTCAGAAGCAGTTGATAAACCATCTACGGCTACACGAAGAGCACAGAGCGAAGACTGGAGATCGAGACCAACGGGTTCAAAGCATGGCTCATCCCAATGGTGCCCGCTATGAGGGAGGCCCATCACAGCTCCAAGCTATGCGGATGGGTGACCCCAAAATTCAGAATCCTCCTGTGAACCCCAATTATGGTCAACCACAAGGTTTCAAGAAACCATATGCAGGGGCTAGGGCCCAGCAAGTTGATGACGGCAGTGGTCGCCGCCCCTTTGCTTGCGATCAGTGCGGACGAACTTACCGTCATGCCGGCAGCCTGGCCAATCATAAGAACTTGCATAAGATTGGTGAATACCACTGCAACGTGTGCAACTCCACTTATCCAAATCGACTGGCAATGAAGAACCACCTCAGAATGCATTTCGCTCTTAAAAAATATTCCTGCAATGACTGTGGTAGGGGCTTCAGGAACCAGAGGCAGCTCGAAACACATACCAGCAACCAGCTCTGCAAAGATCTTCCTGGTCCCCTTCCTGGTCCCAGCATGCAGCCAGCTCCTCCTCCAACTGAATACGAATGCGATGGGTGCTCTCAAGTCTTTACTACAACCACAGATCTGGCCTCGCATAACTGCAGTGCCCAGCTTCCTTCTTCCTCTGCCTCCCTCAACAGCTCTAATATGAGCATGGACACAAGTGACCTGGGGTCTCCAGAGCGTGAAGAACGCCCTTTTACCTGTGACCTCTGTGGCTGCTCTTACAAGCATGCTAGCAGTCTGCTGAaccacaaaaatacacacaagaTTGGCAACTTCAACTGCTCGTATTGCGACAAGCCGTACACCAACTACATGGCCCTGCGCAATCACATGCGCATCCACACGCAGAAGAAGCGGCATATCTGCTCAACCTGTGGCAAGGCTTTCCGGCTGGCCCGCTTCCTTCGGAACCACCAGAGAGTCCACGAGGAGGGCCACACCCGTTTCGGCTGCCCCACCTGCGGGAAGAGCTTCCAGGGCCGTTCTGGGCTGGCCAGGCACCGCTGCGGGGACAACCAGGTAGGCAAGGAGGGCGTGAGGAAGGCCACTTCAAGCACAAGAGAGGGAGAGGAATACCGGTTCAC GTATATGATCTCCAATCCGGCTTCCTTGGGACCATACGCGTGCCGGAATTCGGATTTTTCTGAAGTTTGGACAGTATGA
- the si:dkey-89b17.4 gene encoding zinc finger protein 646 isoform X1 — protein MAMHDMNRAKGLPCKECDIICPSTPSLLEHMKAHYHQEENGRFECEQCGRIFKHASSLASHKKTHEMGSFQCPVCTRTLPNAVALKNHLRIHTLSPSAQAEEENDDNVDEERDYNLAQDLSDAAFRSHINNSGMMPGHDHDKQKSPGSEDAWDRPFKCDQCDRTYRHHGSLVNHKKSHQEGTYKCNICYKQFNNLAALNAHERTHSKFKPPGMSLGALVPEAPSDPRPLGPQNDDMAPSFCHLCQVALPNKNDFQEHLLLHNAASSSLGLTRSFPGIVPHNLSSVRSPAVNPYTPALGDPLPLPPLPDKRYDPMLGPPVNNPIYTCAYCGVGHPDLESLKIHYLTHDPHTTTHAQDGPAILNSDGLASNSQPSLSSSNGETRSQEQNAAIDDAERRFKCQECGKSYRHAGSLVNHKRSHQTGHYQCTVCCKQYPHLAALHSHLRSHKTRPNSQSMGTEGDWLSSEPLTGLDSQQGFVHSQDQESGATTPISLPGNLGDAAHFVPDGSHNSGLDSLEFHDRFDGSLAQSSSGHSPLPQNHRQANSVNQGGMTNGYMGNMSFHSPGGASLPAGSANLKESARQRRSHDQMQFGGAQDNSQGNSKRMDNKDDDDDGEVYQCTVCGNHYASLRALRSHLRSHGVNQGAGPSSALSPIGEQEWRRRQEGSTSGLLICSTCGQSFSRKQDLLNHELVHGPPRLDGSAQGLGATSSNSNGKMDGRNHICVDCGMFFADRHQLITHLCPGKARVGALNKGMNGAKGMTGGAGTSGSGGPVDPRQMPDSDDRPHRCDQCGRSYRHPCSLLNHKKSHKTGVFRCLVCQKRYYNLLALKNHQRTHFDLKRHKCEECGKAFKIQKQLINHLRLHEEHRAKTGDRDQRVQSMAHPNGARYEGGPSQLQAMRMGDPKIQNPPVNPNYGQPQGFKKPYAGARAQQVDDGSGRRPFACDQCGRTYRHAGSLANHKNLHKIGEYHCNVCNSTYPNRLAMKNHLRMHFALKKYSCNDCGRGFRNQRQLETHTSNQLCKDLPGPLPGPSMQPAPPPTEYECDGCSQVFTTTTDLASHNCSAQLPSSSASLNSSNMSMDTSDLGSPEREERPFTCDLCGCSYKHASSLLNHKNTHKIGNFNCSYCDKPYTNYMALRNHMRIHTQKKRHICSTCGKAFRLARFLRNHQRVHEEGHTRFGCPTCGKSFQGRSGLARHRCGDNQVGKEGVRKATSSTREGEEYRFTCDQCGRSYRHASSLLNHKNTHTVGIYHCAVCLKTYSNLLALKNHRRIHSETRRHRCPECGKAFRVSSQLQNHRRVHQKEREFACTLCQRSFPTQASFRLHLEMQHGRAPKMSQQPGVSSSGSDVGWSSGLDLTLMQAQGLDPNGLPKLNPSHHGPSGSSSSSGHQQHQQQQSRNEAGCKSHVCDQCGRGYRHASSLLNHKNSHKMGTYFCNSCQKEFSNLMALKNHRRIHTEPKRYQCPDCGKAFRVSTQLICHRRIHTKEKPFSCQQCDKRFSSKSNLRHHQKVHWNSSAPSSGLNMGTNFLGMPSGPFL, from the exons ATGGCTATGCATGATATGAATCGTGCCAAGGGTTTACCTTGCAAAGAATGCGACATCATTTGCCCGAGTACACCTAGCCTACTGGAGCACATGAAAGCACACTATCATCAAGAAGAGAATGGCAGATTTGAATGTGAGCAGTGTGGACGCATTTTTAAGCATGCCAGTAGCTTGGCTTCTCACAAAAAAACTCATGAGATGGGCTCCTTCCAGTGCCCGGTCTGCACCAGAACATTGCCCAATGCAGTGGCACTCAAAAACCACCTCCGCATCCACACCCTGTCTCCAAGTGCCCAAGCTGAAGAGGAGAACGACGACAATGTCGACGAAGAGAGGGATTATAATCTAGCACAAGATCTGTCTGACGCAGCTTTCAGGAGTCACATAAACAATAGTGGAATGATGCCTGGCCATGACCACGACAAACAAAAATCTCCAGGATCTGAAGATGCCTGGGATAGACCATTCAAATGTGACCAATGTGACAGGACATATCGTCATCATGGCAGCTTGGTAAACCATAAAAAGTCTCATCAAGAGGGCACGTATAAGTGCAATATCTGTTACAAACAGTTCAATAATCTTGCAGCACTTAATGCCCACGAACGCACTCACTCAAAATTTAAGCCCCCTGGAATGTCCTTGGGGGCCCTTGTGCCTGAAGCACCATCTGACCCTCGTCCCCTTGGCCCCCAGAATGATGACATGGCACCCAGCTTTTGCCACCTTTGCCAAGTTGCTTTGCCTAATAAGAATGACTTTCAAGAGCACCTTTTGTTACATAATGCTGCGTCGTCTTCGTTGGGGCTAACACGTAGTTTCCCAGGGATAGTGCCTCATAATCTTAGTTCCGTTCGGTCCCCAGCGGTGAACCCTTATACACCTGCTCTAGGCGACCCTCTTCCGCTGCCTCCGTTACCCGACAAGCGTTATGACCCAATGCTAGGCCCTCCTGTTAATAATCCCATATATACCTGTGCATATTGTGGAGTGGGACATCCTGACTTAGAGAGTCTCAAAATTCATTATCTCACCCATGACCCTCACACCACAACACATGCTCAAGATGGCCCCGCTATTTTAAATTCTGATGGACTGGCTTCAAACTCTCAGCCATCGCTATCATCATCCAATGGTGAGACAAGGTCTCAGGAGCAGAATGCAGCCATTGATGATGCTGAACGCAGATTTAAGTGCCAAGAGTGCGGGAAAAGCTATCGACATGCTGGGAGTCTAGTTAATCATAAACGCTCCCATCAAACTGGTCATTATCAGTGCACTGTTTGCTGTAAGCAGTACCCCCACTTAGCAGCACTTCATAGCCACCTCCGTAGTCACAAAACCCGGCCAAATTCACAATCGATGGGTACAGAGGGAGATTGGCTTTCCTCTGAGCCACTGACAGGGCTAGATTCTCAACAAGGCTTTGTACATTCTCAGGATCAGGAGAGTGGTGCGACAACACCAATTTCACTGCCCGGTAATCTTGGTGATGCAGCGCACTTCGTCCCAGACGGTTCACATAACAGTGGCCTGGATTCACTGGAATTCCATGACCGATTCGACGGCTCTCTTGCCCAAAGCAGCTCTGGTCACTCACCTCTTCCTCAAAACCATCGTCAAGCGAACAGTGTCAACCAAGGTGGTATGACCAATGGTTACATGGGTAACATGAGCTTCCATAGTCCTGGTGGTGCCTCCCTGCCAGCAGGCAGTGCCAACCTTAAAGAAAGTGCTCGCCAGAGACGTAGTCATGACCAGATGCAGTTTGGAGGTGCTCAAGACAACTCCCAAGGCAACAGTAAAAGAATGGATAACAAAGACGATGACGACGATGGAGAGGTTTATCAGTGCACGGTCTGTGGAAACCATTACGCCAGCCTGAGGGCACTTCGTAGCCACTTACGAAGCCATGGGGTAAACCAAGGGGCAGGACCCTCCTCTGCCCTCTCTCCAATTGGTGAGCAAGAGTGGAGGAGGCGACAAGAGGGTAGCACATCCGGTCTTTTGATCTGTAGCACATGTGGCCAGAGCTTCAGCAGAAAGCAGGACTTGCTTAATCATGAGCTAGTCCACGGACCTCCCCGGCTAGATGGATCTGCACAGGGCTTGGGTGCCACTAGCTCTAATTCTAATGGCAAAATGGATGGAAGGAACCACATTTGCGTTGACTGTGGCATGTTCTTTGCAGATCGCCATCAGCTGATCACTCACCTGTGTCCAGGCAAGGCGAGAGTGGGGGCATTGAACAAGGGTATGAATGGAGCTAAAGGGATGACGGGTGGTGCTGGTACCAGTGGCAGCGGGGGCCCTGTAGACCCTCGGCAGATGCCAGACTCTGATGATCGGCCCCACAGGTGCGACCAGTGTGGAAGGAGTTACAGACACCCCTGCTCCCTGCTCAACCATAAGAAATCTCACAAGACTGGGGTCTTCCGCTGCCTTGTCTGCCAAAAACGCTACTACAACCTACTGGCTCTCAAGAACCACCAGAGGACTCATTTTGACTTAAAGAG GCACAAGTGTGAGGAGTGTGGGAAAGCCTTCAAGATTCAGAAGCAGTTGATAAACCATCTACGGCTACACGAAGAGCACAGAGCGAAGACTGGAGATCGAGACCAACGGGTTCAAAGCATGGCTCATCCCAATGGTGCCCGCTATGAGGGAGGCCCATCACAGCTCCAAGCTATGCGGATGGGTGACCCCAAAATTCAGAATCCTCCTGTGAACCCCAATTATGGTCAACCACAAGGTTTCAAGAAACCATATGCAGGGGCTAGGGCCCAGCAAGTTGATGACGGCAGTGGTCGCCGCCCCTTTGCTTGCGATCAGTGCGGACGAACTTACCGTCATGCCGGCAGCCTGGCCAATCATAAGAACTTGCATAAGATTGGTGAATACCACTGCAACGTGTGCAACTCCACTTATCCAAATCGACTGGCAATGAAGAACCACCTCAGAATGCATTTCGCTCTTAAAAAATATTCCTGCAATGACTGTGGTAGGGGCTTCAGGAACCAGAGGCAGCTCGAAACACATACCAGCAACCAGCTCTGCAAAGATCTTCCTGGTCCCCTTCCTGGTCCCAGCATGCAGCCAGCTCCTCCTCCAACTGAATACGAATGCGATGGGTGCTCTCAAGTCTTTACTACAACCACAGATCTGGCCTCGCATAACTGCAGTGCCCAGCTTCCTTCTTCCTCTGCCTCCCTCAACAGCTCTAATATGAGCATGGACACAAGTGACCTGGGGTCTCCAGAGCGTGAAGAACGCCCTTTTACCTGTGACCTCTGTGGCTGCTCTTACAAGCATGCTAGCAGTCTGCTGAaccacaaaaatacacacaagaTTGGCAACTTCAACTGCTCGTATTGCGACAAGCCGTACACCAACTACATGGCCCTGCGCAATCACATGCGCATCCACACGCAGAAGAAGCGGCATATCTGCTCAACCTGTGGCAAGGCTTTCCGGCTGGCCCGCTTCCTTCGGAACCACCAGAGAGTCCACGAGGAGGGCCACACCCGTTTCGGCTGCCCCACCTGCGGGAAGAGCTTCCAGGGCCGTTCTGGGCTGGCCAGGCACCGCTGCGGGGACAACCAGGTAGGCAAGGAGGGCGTGAGGAAGGCCACTTCAAGCACAAGAGAGGGAGAGGAATACCGGTTCAC ATGTGACCAGTGTGGCCGTTCTTACCGGCATGCCAGCTCACTCCTTAATCACAAAAACACCCACACTGTCGGCATCTACCATTGCGCTGTGTGCCTCAAGACTTACTCCAACCTGCTCGCACTCAAGAACCATCGTCGCATCCATTCTGAAACTCGACGGCACCGCTGTCCAGAATGCGGCAAGGCTTTCCGCGTCTCATCCCAACTACAGAATCACCGCCGTGTGCACCAAAAAGAGCGGGAGTTTGCCTGCACTCTGTGCCAGCGGAGCTTCCCAACCCAGGCCAGCTTCCGGCTCCACTTGGAGATGCAACATGGCCGTGCCCCAAAAATGTCGCAACAGCCTGGGGTTTCGTCCAGTGGCTCTGATGTGGGTTGGAGCTCTGGGCTTGACCTTACGCTGATGCAGGCCCAAGGCCTGGATCCTAATGGGCTCCCAAAGCTTAACCCATCACATCACGGCCCAAGTGGCAGCAGCAGCTCATCTGGGCATCAACAacatcagcagcagcagagTCGCAATGAGGCGGGGTGTAAGTCGCACGTCTGTGATCAGTGCGGCCGCGGTTACCGTCATGCCAGCTCGCTTCTGAATCACAAGAACAGCCACAAGATGGGCACCTACTTCTGCAACTCCTGTCAGAAGGAATTCTCTAACCTGATGGCACTCAAAAACCACAGACGcatccacacagaacccaagcGTTACCAGTGCCCGGACTGCGGCAAGGCTTTCCGGGTGTCCACCCAGCTCATCTGCCACCGCCGCATCCACACCAAGGAGAAGCCTTTCTCATGTCAGCAGTGTGATAAGCGCTTCTCCAGCAAATCCAACTTAAGACACCATCAGAAGGTCCACTGGAACAGTTCGGCACCTTCTTCTGGTCTGAACATGGGCACCAACTTCTTGGGTATGCCGTCAGGACCCTTTTTATAG